A single Stutzerimonas stutzeri DNA region contains:
- a CDS encoding acyl-CoA thioesterase gives MRKGGVLQAEVEVLVPFFDVDSMDVVWHGHYIKYFEVARCALLERIGHNYTQMRDAGYAWPIIDVQLRYMRGARFNQRLVVRADLVEWENRLKINYLITDAETGERMTRGSSVQVAVDMASREMLLASPTVFVEAVARALT, from the coding sequence ATGCGTAAGGGCGGCGTGCTGCAGGCCGAGGTCGAAGTGCTGGTGCCCTTCTTCGACGTCGACTCGATGGACGTGGTCTGGCACGGCCATTACATCAAGTACTTCGAGGTCGCACGCTGCGCCCTGCTCGAGCGGATTGGCCACAACTACACGCAGATGCGCGATGCCGGTTATGCCTGGCCGATCATCGACGTGCAGCTGCGCTACATGCGCGGCGCGCGCTTCAACCAGCGCCTCGTGGTACGCGCCGACCTGGTCGAATGGGAGAACCGCCTCAAGATCAACTACCTGATCACGGACGCCGAGACGGGTGAACGCATGACCCGTGGCAGCAGCGTGCAGGTCGCGGTGGACATGGCCAGCCGCGAGATGCTGCTGGCATCGCCAACGGTTTTTGTCGAAGCCGTAGCGCGAGCCCTAACGTGA